In Mesotoga sp. Brook.08.105.5.1, the genomic stretch GAAACAAACTCGCTTAGGGGAAGGTTCACTCCGAATTGCTCTGCCCTTCTACGTACCTTCTCGTATAGAATCTTGAGATCCCTTAACCCTGTAACGAATGAGTCTGATTGATTCACAATTCTGTTGGCGTAATGAACGACTATTCTCTCCAAAATCTGAGGCGCTTCTTTGAAGAAATCCAGGAAGCTCATGAAGCTCTCATCGAAAACCGGACGTTCTGTTGCCGCCAGGATAAGCGTCTCAACGAGGGCAACTGTACTCTCAGATGATGCTGAGACAAGCTGACCTTCGATGCTTCTGTATATGAAAGCGTACTTAGTATCAAACAGTCTCTTGAAAAGTGTTGCAACCATTGGTGTCTTGAGAGATATTAGAGCAGCGTTTGAGGTCTCAATAAGTGGTATCCAGCTCTTACCCTCAAGACTCTCGTTTGCTTTCTCAATAACGTCTTCAGAAGACAAAAAAGTAATGAATTCCCGATGTCGAGAATCAGACAAGATATATCCCTCACTTAAAGTAGCTTCCAAATTGATTATACTACACTTAATGAAGGCGATTTGCAGCTTCCGGAAAACACCGAATCAGCGCTCGATCTCCAGGTCTATCAGCTCGGCGAGATCCAATAATCTTTCGGCAATAAGCGCTCTATTTTGGCAAGCTCTCAGAAATCTTTGATCCTGCCTGAGGGAGGGAAGAGTTTCCCCGGCTTTTTCCAGTCTTGAGATCGCAAGAAGAAGGTAAGCTCCATCGATGAGTTTTCTGATCATGACAGACAGTCGCTCTTCTGTTTTCTCACAGGCGGCTCTCTCAATATCAGCGAAAAGGAAGTTAATAGACTCCAGAATCACTTTGAAGGAGAAAAGCAAAATGTCTTCTTTTGTTTCTAGAGGAAGAGCTTCCAACCTCCTGAGTTCTGTTATCGCCTCTGCAACTGCAAGCCTTGACTGTGAGGGATCTTCCAGGTATCTCTCAAGTTTGTCCACCGTTATTCCGAAAAGATCTGCAATTTGATCGGCGCTTCGTCCTTCGGAGATGATCTTTCGCAGAAATTCCTTCTTACCCATATAATCACCTCTCTTTAATTATATATCCTGTCGTCTCTGAGGTTAAGCGTCATTATCAAGAGGGCGAAGTGATCTCGTGAATGCCAGTGTTCGCAATTGAAGTTGTTTTTCTCCAGAAACGTACTAGAATTTAACTGGAGGTGGTGCTATGAGAAGAAGTATTCCTCTACTGGCAATTATCATTATTAGTTCATGTCTTTGCTCAACAACTTTCTACTTCGGAATGGGATTCGGCGGGCTTGTAGAAGTATCACTAAACGACTACGAATGGAAGGTTCGGATTCTTCCAGTTCCTTCTTTGTCTAGTGGAGGAGTCTTCGCCGGCGGTCTGATCTTCAATGTACTAAGAGATAGAGGATTTGCGGTGCTGCCAGCCAATCAGCAAGAGAAGTTGAGTGTAGTTGATACTTTTCACTGCGAAGCAATAGATGTAGATATTGAGAGACTGGAGGTGTTCGTTGCAGATGGAACGCTTGGCTTGAAAGTCTTCAAATTCTATGGACCGCTCTTCTATAGGCATGTCCAAACCATTCCGTTGAAGGGGTGGACAAACTCAGTGTCGTACTGCAATGATTATGTTCTGGTCGGCAGTGAACTCGATGGATTGTTTGTTGTGAGAAGAGGTGATAGCGGATTTGAGCTGATTGATCAGATTCATCCGCGTTATATTAACGATTTGGAAAGTGGATTGACCATTAATGCGGTCGCCGTATCCAAAGGAGCGTTCTACGTTGCTGCTGCTAATAAAGGCGTTCTGATATTCGAGATAAGCACGTTCGGTCTGGAAGAAAGACAAGGGATTCCTGTTGGTTACGCTATGGATGTTGCAGTTCTTGATGGAGAAGTCTTCGTCGTTGACTCTTTGGGAAGCAGGATTCTGATATTTGACGAGAGCGACCACACCCTAAAGGAGAGTCTGGAAGTTGAAAGACCCTTGAGAGAGTTAGTGCCGATATTTGACTGGCGGCAGGGCAGAAAGCTTCTTTTGTGCCGATTTGATGATTCCGTTTCCGTCATTGATAAAGAAACCTTTCAGGAAGTGTTCTCCCTGAAAGGCTCGTTCTTTGGAATAATCGAACCAAGATACCTCTTCGGTTATCCCTTTCGCGAAGAATGAAGTGAAGCACCACTGACGAAATATCTGGACAGCGCCAGGAAGAGAACAAGGATTGGAATGCTTGCTATGACTGCAGCTGCCATCATCGCACCTTCATTTGTGTGCTTTTCCGTTGCGAACTTGACGATGTAAAGGGGAATGGTCTTCATTTCCTCGCTTTGCGAAATCAATAGCGGCCATAGAAGATTATCCCACTGGGTTCTGAATGTTAGAATTGCCAGAGTCGCGATAGCCGGCGCGCTGTTGGGGAGTATTATTCTCAAGAAGATGCTGAATTCACCGGAACCGTCGATTCTTGCGGCATCAATTATCTCGTCTGGAAACGTGATAAGGTATTGTCTCATCAAAAAGATGCCGAACGCGTTCATTAGAAATGGAAGGATCAGTCCTATATAGGAGTTTTGAATCTTCAGTGATGTGGCTACCAGATAGAGAGGAATCATGATGGCTTCAAAGGGGATCATCATTGTGGCCATTATCAGCAGAAAGACAAGATTTCGACCCCTGAAAGGGAACTTCGCCAATCCATATCCTGTGAGGGCGGAAAGAAAAACGGTAGAAATCGATACTACCCCGGCTACGATGAAAGAGTTAAGAATATTTCTAGGAAAAATGAAACTCCCATCGTTTCCCCTCAAGGCCTGCCAGTAATTCTGCCAGTAGAGATCTTTGGGTATCCACGGATAAGGCATCTTAAGGATATCTCTCGATGGCATGAGAGATGCGGTAAACATGAATACAATTGGTGCAAGGATTACAATGGCGGTTAGGATCAGGAAGGCCCAAATCAAGACATCGACGATAAATGATTGCTTCTTAATGGTCTTCATCAGCACCCCCTAATAATCGACTTCTCCGCCCGATCGGCTTACCCTAAACTGAATCCAGGTGAAGAATAGCATAATAGCGAAT encodes the following:
- a CDS encoding carbohydrate ABC transporter permease produces the protein MKTIKKQSFIVDVLIWAFLILTAIVILAPIVFMFTASLMPSRDILKMPYPWIPKDLYWQNYWQALRGNDGSFIFPRNILNSFIVAGVVSISTVFLSALTGYGLAKFPFRGRNLVFLLIMATMMIPFEAIMIPLYLVATSLKIQNSYIGLILPFLMNAFGIFLMRQYLITFPDEIIDAARIDGSGEFSIFLRIILPNSAPAIATLAILTFRTQWDNLLWPLLISQSEEMKTIPLYIVKFATEKHTNEGAMMAAAVIASIPILVLFLALSRYFVSGASLHSSRKG